The Sporanaerobacter acetigenes DSM 13106 genome contains the following window.
TTACTCCCAAAGCAAGATAAATATTTTGTGTGACAATTTTCTTAGTTTTTCTTGCTATTTTGATTCCTGTTATTATTTTTTTGGGCTCATCTGTCATTATAACTATATCAGAAGCCTCAATAGCTGCATCTGAACCCAATCCTCCCATAGCAATCCCCACATCTGCTCTAGCTAAAACTGGTGCATCATTTACTCCGTCCCCTACAAAAGCAACTTTTCCTTTACGGCTAGTCTCATTTATTATTTTTTCTAAAACACTAACTTTATCTTGTGGCAATAGTCCTCCATATACACTGTCTATACCTAATATTTCCCCTACTTTGCTAGCTACATATTGATTATCTCCTGAGAGCATAATAGTTTGTTTGATTCCTAAGTTCTTTAGTCCCATTATGGTATCTTTTGCATCTTCTTTTATCTCATCAGATATGATTATATACCCAATATATTCACTATTCTTAGCCACATATACAATTGTACCAAAGCCTTTCTTACCCTCAACTTTAATATTTTCTCTTTCGAACAATTTTTCATTTCCAATCATTACCTTATCTCCGCTTATTCCGACTTGCACTCCCATCCCTGGTATTTCTCTATAGTCTTTCAATAAACTTTCATCTACTTTTCCCTCATAAGCTTCTATTATAGATTTGCCTATTGGATGATTTGAAAAAGCTTCTCCATAAGCTGCAAGATAAATAACTTCATCTTCTGTGAATCCCTCTTTAGCATTTACTCTAGTTACTCTAAATACACCTTTCGTTACAGTTCCTGTCTTATCCATAACAACAGTATCTACTTGATTTAAGGCTTCTAGGTAATTTCCACCCTTTATGAGTATGCCAGATTTAGAAGCTCCTCCTATGCCACCAAAAAACCCTAACGGAATAGATATAACTAGTGCACAAGGACAAGATATAACTAAAAATATCAGTGCTCTATAGACCCATTCACTTAAACTAAGCTTGAATATAAGTGGTGGTATAAAAGCAATAAAAGCAGCACTAATAACTACTATTGGTGTATAATATCTAGCAAATGTAGTTATGAAATTTTCAGTAGGTGCTTTCTTGCTTGAAGCATTTTCTACCAAATCAAGTATTTTTGATACTGTTGACTCCCCAAATTCTTTTAAAACTTCTATAGTTAAAAGTCCACTATTATTTACATATCCACTTAAAACACTATCTCCAGCCTGTACAACTCTAGGCACATTTTCTCCAGTTATATTTGAGGTATCCACAGTAGATTTGCCTTCAATTATTGTTCCATCTAATGGAATTTTTTCTCCTGGTTTAACAATTATATGGTCTCCTACATGAACATTTTGAGGAGCAACTTTCACTACTTCATCACCATTTTTTATATTTGCATAATCTGGTCTAATATCAAGAAGAGATTTTATAGACTTTCTAGAATGGCTAACTGCCATATCTTGAAACAATTCTCCAACTTGATAAAATAACATAACAGCCACACCTTCAGGATACTCTCCTATAGCAAAAGCCCCTATGGTTGCCAAGGCCATTAAAAAATTTTCATCAAATATTTGACCATGAGTTATATTTTTTAGTGCTCTAACAAGTATTTCCCCACCAACGACAATATAACTTGCAAAGAAAAATATAAACTCCCAATTTGCCTCAAATTTAAATAATATAGGAACAATAAACAATATGGCTCCTATTATAATCTTCATTATTTCACCCTTTTCCACTTCTCCATGGCTGTGATCATGAACATGTGCATGAGCTTTATTGTTCTGAGTTTGACTATCTATTATTTTCACATCTGGTTCAACTTTATTCACAATAGCTTTTATTTCATTTACTATTTTATCTGAATTGTTCTCACTTTGTATTTGAACCTTTAGTTTCTTTGAAACAAAATCCATAATTGCAATATCTACTCCATCTATATCATTTGTCATCTTTTCAATTTTACTTGCGCAATTTGCACAATTTAGTCCTTCTAAAATTAAAGTTTTTTCAACCATAATCTATAGCCCCCTTTTTAACCATCAAACATATGAACACTTATTCATATGTTTGATTATATTTTACCCCATTTTGTTTTCTATGTCAACGAAAAAAAAGTATAAAAAAAGCAGCATAGCTGCTTTTTTATTTATATATAAAATTCTCCTATAAATTTATATAAAACTTTATCTACTTCACAGTCTTCATCATGAAGCAATTTCCAACTTCCATTCACTCCAATTGACTTTGCCATGTTTTCAAAATAATACATTATAATCCCTGCATCTACTAAATTATATTTATTGTCATTACACATCAAAGTCAATACAACTCTATCATCTTTTAATATAAATCTCCAAGGTTGATTGTTGTAACTAGATGGAGCAAATCTTATATAATAAAATAAATCGCTCAATCCTCTATTTTCTAACTCATCCATGTCAATTTTATTTCCAATTTCATCTTTATAAACTATCTCTTCTACAGCTAATCTACAGCTTTCTCCTTCTTGAACAAATGGATTTTTGGCTACTGGATATCCTATTGCAAGTATATAATCTACTTTTCCGTTTTTAAGTTCAAACAATGCTTTTTTCATATCTTCTTCTACATCTACAACACTTATCCAACAACTACCTAAGTTTAATTCTGACGCCTTTGTTATTAGATTTTCCATAGCATATGAAGCATTTATGATACAATCCTCTGATTCATCTAAAAGTTCCAATACAATATAATGAGGACTTTTAATCATAACACCAGCATATCCGCCTTTTCCACTAAGTGCTTTGTGAACTAATTTCCCATCTTCAAATAATATAAACTTAAAACTATTTTTGCCTATAGCGGATTCCAGTTTCTTTCCATAATCCATCAATTCTTCCAATACTTTTTTATCTGCATCTTTTTCTTTAAAATCCCTTATAGACTTTCTATTTTTTAAAAAACTGCTCATTAACATTTCCGCTCATCCTTTCTTCATTGTCTTCTATCTATTTATACCACTCCACTATAAATTTAATCTTATTTATGCCAATTTCATAAATATCATTAGACGTTTTAAATAATCTATTAGCTGAAAATGAACAATCAATGAAGAAAACACTCCAACAGCTATGCCAGCTAAAACATCTGTTGGATAGTGAACACCCAAATACATTCTAGATGTTCCTACTAAAAGTGCAATTAAAAGCACAGGTATAGCTATATAAGGGAAATTCAAAGCCATCACTGTGGCTATAGAAAAACTGGCTGTAGTATGTCCTGATGGAAAGGAATAATCTTTAAGAACAATGTTGAAACGATTTACACTGTCAAATCTGTTGAAAGGCCTTTCCCTTTCTAAAGATCTCTTAAGTATTTGAACAAATATCTGGCTTAAAGTAAGACTAGCAAGTCCCTCCAATCCTATAAGTCGCATTTTATTCTTCCCAAATATGAACAATGACATCATAAAACCTGTTGTAAACCATCCCCCACCTAAATTCGTTATATAATACATAAACTTGTCCAAGAATTTATTTTTAATCGTATCATTAAACCAATGAAGCAGTTTTTTATCAAAAGTCTTAACTCTTTTTTTAGCTCCCATAATATCACCCTGCATCTTATTTTAAACTTAGTATAGAATATAATCACCTCCTTTGTAAAGTGTTAATGCAAAAATAAAAGGTAGAGAATTCTCCACCTTATGCTTTGCTTCTATTTAATTTTATACTCCAGTTGGATAAAAGCCATCCTAAAAATCCTCCAACCACATATCCAAGAACAAGGAAAACACTTCTGAATCTATCACCATTGTAGAAAAGATCTTCGAATATCCAAACAAACATTATACCCATAAGAAGTGCAAAACAAATACTTACGCCTACTTTGAAAAATGTTTCAATATTCTCAAACTCCAATGTTTCTCCACTTCTCTCTACTTTATTCTTATCGAATAATATTTTTGACAAGAAAATCAATATTATAGATAAAACTATATAATAAATGTAATATTTAGCACCATGATATGGACTATCAAACACACCCAATATACTATAGTTAACAAATTTTTCACTTACTACTCCCGGAGCACTAGGCAATTTTAACCCCCAGTAATCTAAGTTATCAGAAATAAGAGTGAAAAATCCTATTGGGAAAACTAAAAATATTCCTGTCAATATAAATTGTGCAATAGTAGTTCCCGTAAGAGCTCCAAACAAAAATGAAAATCCTAAAACAGGCATTTGCTGATAAATAATTTTAATGCACCATAAAAGAACATCTCTAGCAGAATAAAATATTCTTAAATTTGAACTTAAACCCAAAGCTAATAGCATTATTAAACTATTTATGACAAAAGGTAAAATTATAGCTACCAATGATACCAATAGTTTATTGAAAAATATTTCATATCTTGTAAAAGGCATTGTTGACAATACTTCAAAAGTCTTTCTTCTCTTTTCTTCTCCGAATAATATAATAGCCATAACTATAGGAGCTAATATAGAAATAAATATATAAATCTCTCTTGTGGCGTCTAAGCTATAGTGAACGTCATTAATTCTCCATTGAAGTAGTTCTTTTTCATTAAACTCAATACCGTCTTTTTTATAGGATTCTAATCTTTCTTTATATTGATTGTAGCTAGTTGTCACTGGCAATGTAGCTGAAAAAAATATTATTATAGCTATAAATATAACAATTGGTTTTATCATTTTAAAATCTTTGTTAAAAAGATTTTTGTTAAAGGGCAATGTCTTCAAATACATATCCTTCTCCTCCCATCTTATATATAAATATTTCTTCTAGGGACATGTCTATAGTTTCTAAAAGTATAGGATTGTGTTTTTTTATTTCCTCTATCAAATCATCTATATTGTCATTTGCGACTATTTGATAAACCTTTCCAACACTTTCTATTCTTAAAATATCTTTATTTGTTTTTATTTCTTCAGGAATATCCTCTTTAAAAGCCACTTGTATTTTTCTCACTCTAGTCTTCAATTCATCTATACTTTCTTCCATAAGTACTCTTCCTTCATGGATTATTCCTATGTGGTCACAAATTTGCTCAAGTTCTCCTAAATTGTGAGTAGATATAAGAACAGTGGTATCGTTTAAACTCACTTCCTCAACTAAAAAATTTAATACCTGCCTTCTCACAACTGGATCGAGTCCAGATGTAGGTTCATCTAATATAAGTACCTTTGGCATTATAGATAGATTTACCAATATAGATAATTGAGTTTTCATTCCTTTTGATAAGTACTTTATCTTTTTATTTTCATCTAACTTAAAAACTTTCTTTAAATTTTTAAATCGCTCTTCGTTCCACATAGGATAAGTATTTCTATAAAATTCAACCATATCTTTTATTTTGAAATTAGGATAAAAATATTGAAAATCAGAAACATATCCTATTCTACCCTTGATACTTGTATTTTTTAGAATATCTTCTCCACAAATAAGTGTATTTCCTCTTTCAGGTTCATATATACCTACCAAGCATTTAATCAAAGTAGTCTTTCCTGCTCCATTTGGTCCTATAAGTCCATAAATAGAACCACCCTCAACATTTATGCTTACATTATCTAAAATCTTTGTTCCGCCTAGATATTTGTCAATATTTTGAGTTCTAATCATCTTCCTCCACCCCCTTCAATTCCTTTAATAAACTCTTTATCATCTCATATATATCTTCTTCTTTAAATCCCATATAATAAGCTTCGACTATGCCTTTCTTAAAAAATTCCCTCACTTCCATAAGTTTTTCCTCATCCTTTCTAGGCTTATAATCTTCTGATACAAAGGTTCCTCTTCCCCTTATAGTAACTGTCACCTTTTGTCTTTCCAATTCCTGATATGCTTTTTGTATAGTATTTGGGTTTAATGTCATCATCTTGGCCATTTCTCTCACTGATGGAAGTTTGTCTCCCGGCTCAATGATTCCCTTTAATATTCCTTCTTTTATCTCATTGACAATTTGCTCATATATCGGAGTACTACTAGTTGCGTCTATATTTATCACTTTCTCACCTCCACAATTTCCATGTGTTGTGTATCGTGTGTACTATTTGAACTAATACACTATAAACAGTGTAATACATTCAAGGAAAAAAGTCAAGTACCTTTGATGTTTTTTTGTTATAATTATATATAAAATTAGGAACTCTTGAAAGGTGAGATACTAAAAATGGAGTTAAATAAATATCAGAAAAAAGCGGTTTCTCATGTAAATGGTCCAGCCCTAGTATTAGCGGTTCCTGGAGCTGGAAAAACTACAGTTCTAATTCATAGAACAAATAATCTAATAGAAAATCACAATATAAATCCCGACAGCATCCTTTCTATAACCTTTAGTAGAGCTTCTGCCAATGATATGAAAGAAAGATATAATACTACATTCCCTAATTTCCAATCCACAGCAATAAAATTTTCTACTATCCATAGTTTTTCTTATACTATACTTAGGGAATATGCCTATAGAAAAAATATAAAATATACTTTATTGGAAGGAAAAAATACACCTATAAATAAAAATGCCCTTCTTAGAAAAATTTATCTTGAAATAAATGGTGAATATATTACAGAAGAAAGGCTTGAAGGTATTGTAAACACTATTGGATATATAAAAAATATGTGCTTTGATATAGATGAGTATATGCTTAACAATAATGTAGAAATAAACAATTTCAAGGAAATATATATGTATTATGAAAACTATAAGCTACAAAATCATCTAATAGATTTTGACGATATGTTGGTTCTTACATATAAGGTATTGAAAGAAGATAAATATTTATTGAACAAGTATAGAAACAAATACAATTATATACAAGTCGATGAAGGACAGGATACTTCTAAAATTCAAATGGAAATAATAAAAACCATTGCATATCCAAACAACAATTTATTTATTGTTGCTGATGATGACCAGTCTATATATGGCTTTAGAGGTGCTTTCCCTAAGGGACTTTTGGAATTTAAGAAAATATATCCTAAGGCCAAAATCTTTTATATGGAAGAAAATTTTCGTTCATCTAAAAATATAGTCAATGTAAGCAATAAATTCATAAAACAAAATACTTTAAGATATGATAAAAATTTATTTACAGAAAATGAAGATGTTAGACCAATACAAATTGTAAAAGCTAAAACCGTGCTGGACCAATACGAATATTTAGTAGGAGAACTTAAAAAATATGATGAGCTTTCAAATACTGCTATTCTATATAGAAACAATATATCTACTTTAGGACTCATAGAATATTTAGAAAAGAATAATATACCCTTTCATTTAAGAGATATGAAAATAAGTCTATTTAATCACTGGATGATAAATGATATTGTAGCATTTTTGACTCTTGCAAAAGACGATACAAATATTTCTGCTTTTGAAAAAATTTATTATAAGATGAGAGGATTTGTGTATAAAAAATATATAAATTATATAAAAACATTGAATTTTAATTCTTCTGTATTTGATAGAATCTTATTGTATCCGGGTTTAGATGAAGAATATAAACAAAAGATAATAGAACTTAAAAGAGACTTTAAATATTTATCTAGATTAAAGCCCTGTGAAGCCATAAGTTTTATTGAAGAAGACTTGAAATATGAAAGATACCTTAGAGAAAACTCATTAAAACTTGGATATACCTATGACTCCCTAAAAACTATATTGTTCGATTTGAAATTAATTGCTAAAAATACTCCTTCTATAGAAGTTTTTTTAAGCAGACTAAAATATTTAGATTATCTATCTAAAAAATCTGTACAAGCCAAAAATGGTGTAGTATTGTCTACTATTCATGCTGCCAAAGGATTGGAATTTAAAAATGTTTATATGATAGATCTTGTGGATGGAGATTTTCCTACTTCCAATAGTATTGAAGCTTTCTATAAGGGAAATTATGATTTGCTGGAAGAAGAAAGAAGACTTTTCTATGTTGGAATGACTAGAGCCAAAGAAGTGCTAGATCTTGTCACTATCAAAAATAGAAATGATAAAAAAGTTGAAAGTTCTAAATTTTTAGTGGAAATTGAGGAAATGTTTAAAAAATAAAGTGAGACAATGTCTCACTTTATTTTATTTGGATAGAACAAATCCATATTTAAAAGGATCTTCTGGATCTATAACTAATTGATTGAAACCTGTTACATAGGCCCTACCAGTTACTTCAGGAATAACTCCATTGTATTCCCCCACATTTGTTTCTTTCAAAACTTTTCCTTCAAAAGTAGTTCCAATTATACTTTCATATACAAAAGGTTCATTTAATCCAATCTTATCTTTAGCATAGAGATAAGCTAGCTTTGCACTAGTTCCAGTACCACATGGAGAACGGTCAAATTGTCCCATACCAAATACCACAACATTTTTCAAGTCTGCACCTTCTTTTGAAGGTACATCATATATTTCAACTAAGTCCACAGTATTTATGTATGGCTTTTCTGGGTGGCAAATTTTTACTTCACTATTTAATATATCTCTTATAGCTAGTCCTATTTCTACAAGTTTATCTACATTGCTTAAATCAACATTCATTCCTAATTCTTTAGCATCTACCAATGCAAAGAAACTTCCTCCAAAAGAAATGTCTAATTTTATTCTTCCAACGCTAGGCACATCTATTTCTACATCTTCTTTATATAAAAATGATGGCACATTAGTTATAGAAACTTCTTTAGCGCACCCATTCTCAACTTTCACTCTAGCTTTTATAAGTCCAGCAGGAGCTTCTAATGCTATTTCAGTTATTGGCTCTACTACTTCAACCATTCCTGTATTTACAAGTACTGTAGAAACACCTATGGATCCATGACAACACATATTCAAATATCCTCCACCATCCATAAATATTACTCCTAAATCTGCATCATCTCTTGTAGGTTGAGTTATGATTGCACCAAACATATCTTTATGTCCCCTTGGCTCATGCATTAGCATTGTCCTTATATGATCTAAATGTTCTTCTAAATATTTCTTTTTTTCGGACATATCCTTTCCTGGAATGACAGGAATTCCACCTACTACAACCCTAGTAGGTTCTCCTACTGTATGTGTATCTACAACATTTATGCTCTTAATAATCTCCATAGTTTACACTCTCCATTCTTGTCTTTTCCTAATATTCATCCTATAAAAATACTTATCCTCAATTAAGTGAAGCAAAATCTATGCCAATATGAAATTCATCTGTATCCTCATCAAATAGCCATCCCTTTTACATCATAAAAACGAATTATGATTATATATAGTCACAATTCGTTTTATATCTTTTATTGCAGTTATTTTCAATACATATTCATGCCTAAATATAATCACAAGCCTATATTTAGACACATATTTATCTATGCCTCTTCTTTTGCCCTTTCCATATGTTTTTGGGTCCAAGCAATAATATCTTCATACACTTCTTCTTTGTTTATTTCATTCAACACTTCATGTCTTGCATTTTGATAAAACTTATATGATATATCCTTTATACCTGCTTTTTTATAAGCTTCTATTGCTTGAAAAACTCCTTTAGTATTTCCTCCTACTGGATCCTTTTCTCCTGAAATAAAGAAAATAGGCAAGTTCTTTGGTATCTTATCAAGATTTTCTTTTTTATACATTTCTTTTATTCCTGTCAACATATCATAGAAAAATCCTGCAGTAAATACTTCCCCACAATATTGGTCTCTTATATATTCATCCACTATTTGAGGGTCTCTTGTAAGCCAATCAAACTCTGTCCTATTGGGTTTAAATCCCTTGTTAAAGTTTCCAAAAGATAAATCATTTAATTTCTCACTTCTAGCTTTTCTTCCCTTTTCTTTTATTTCTTTCTTGGCAATCTTAAGCCCAATACTACCAGCAATCCCTGGATTTCCTCCAGTACCACTCAATATAGCTCCATCAATTTCTTCTCCAAAACGTTCAATATAACTCCTTGACAAAAAAGAACCCATACTATGGCCTAGCAAAAATACAGGTATATTTTCATATTCTTCTTTTATAATATTTGTAAGAGTATGCATATCATTAACAACCTTGTCCCAGCCATTTTCGTCAGCAAAATAACCAACCTTTTCTAAACTTCCTGCTGTTTTCCCATGACCTCTATGATCATTTCCATATACAACAAAACCTTTTTCAACTAACACTTTAGCAAAGTCATCATATCTTTGTATGTGTTCTGCCATACCATGAGATAATTGAACTGCTGCTACAATAGGGCCATCATCAGGTTCCCATTTTTTACAATAAACATCTAATTCCCCTTCAGATTTAAAAGTAAATTCTTTGGTCTTCATATTTATCTCCCCTTTTTTCTTGTTAGTTAATTCTAATTATAACATACTAGTCATCAATCCTGTATTTTTTTATTTTAGAATGAAGAGTGGTCCTTGGTATATTTAAAATTTTTGCAGCCTCCAGTTTGTTTCCAGATGTCATATCTAATGCCTTTTTTATAAGATTTACTTCCAAATTCTTTACAGATTCATTTAAATCAAAGGAATTTATATTGTAATTTAAAAAACTGTCAAGATTTTTGGTGAATATATATTTAGGCAAAAATTCACTTGTTATCACTTCTTCATTACACATAATAGCCATGTATTCTACAACATTCTTTAGTTCTCTTATATTTCCTTTCCAATCATACTCCATAAGAATTTGAACTACTTCATTATCAATAGAAGGTATCTTTCTATTGTTTTCTTTGCAAAATTCCTTCAAAAAATAATCCACAAGAAGTACTATATCTTCTTTCCTCTCTCTCAAAGGCGGAAGCTCTATTTCTACTACATTTATTCTATAATAAAGTTCCTCTCTAAATAATTCCTTATCTATAAGGTCTAATAAATTCTTATTGGTAGCTGATACAACTCTGACATTTAAAGGTATATATTTTTCTCCTCCTACCTTTTTTATCTTCTTATCTTGGAGAACTCTCAATAGTTTGGCCTGCATGGATAATGGTAAATCTCCAATTTCATCTAAGAAAAGTGTTCCTTCATTGGCCAATTCAAAAAAACCAGCTTTACCTTCTCTTCTAGCACCTGTAAAAGCTCCCCCCACATATCCGAAAAATTCACTTTCAAATAGTTCTGATGGTATAGCACTACAATTTACAGGTACAAAATTTCCCAAAACACCACTACTGTAATGAATAGCCCTAGCAAATTCCTCTTTCCCCGTTCCACTTTCGCCTGTTAAAAGTATAGAAACATTAGAATTTGCAATTTGTTTTGCTATATTAATTTTTCCTTGTATCTTCTTGCTATTTCCTATTATTCTCTCAAAAGGATCTTTGGAATATTTTTTTATCTGTTTTTCTAATATTTTCAGTTGTTCTTTAGCTTTTTTTAGTTCACTTTGCAATTCTTCAACTTCACTGATATCTTTTTCAGTACTAACCACTCCATAAAGTTTTCCATCTATGATAATAGGTGAAGCACTTATGATGACATGATATCCTTCTTTAGGTGAATAATATACATTTTTTACACTTTCTTTGGTATTTGAAATTTTTAAATCTATTGCATCAGGAAAATATTCCTCCAGATATTTACCTTTTAATTCATCCTCTTTAAAACCATACAATTTTTCTGCATTTTTGTTCCAAATAACTATTCTCCCTTTGTTATCCACAACACATATT
Protein-coding sequences here:
- a CDS encoding heavy metal translocating P-type ATPase; its protein translation is MKIIIGAILFIVPILFKFEANWEFIFFFASYIVVGGEILVRALKNITHGQIFDENFLMALATIGAFAIGEYPEGVAVMLFYQVGELFQDMAVSHSRKSIKSLLDIRPDYANIKNGDEVVKVAPQNVHVGDHIIVKPGEKIPLDGTIIEGKSTVDTSNITGENVPRVVQAGDSVLSGYVNNSGLLTIEVLKEFGESTVSKILDLVENASSKKAPTENFITTFARYYTPIVVISAAFIAFIPPLIFKLSLSEWVYRALIFLVISCPCALVISIPLGFFGGIGGASKSGILIKGGNYLEALNQVDTVVMDKTGTVTKGVFRVTRVNAKEGFTEDEVIYLAAYGEAFSNHPIGKSIIEAYEGKVDESLLKDYREIPGMGVQVGISGDKVMIGNEKLFERENIKVEGKKGFGTIVYVAKNSEYIGYIIISDEIKEDAKDTIMGLKNLGIKQTIMLSGDNQYVASKVGEILGIDSVYGGLLPQDKVSVLEKIINETSRKGKVAFVGDGVNDAPVLARADVGIAMGGLGSDAAIEASDIVIMTDEPKKIITGIKIARKTKKIVTQNIYLALGVKIIVLIMGVFGIATMWEAVFADVGVSIIAILNSMRALKVEE
- a CDS encoding ABC transporter permease subunit; translation: MYLKTLPFNKNLFNKDFKMIKPIVIFIAIIIFFSATLPVTTSYNQYKERLESYKKDGIEFNEKELLQWRINDVHYSLDATREIYIFISILAPIVMAIILFGEEKRRKTFEVLSTMPFTRYEIFFNKLLVSLVAIILPFVINSLIMLLALGLSSNLRIFYSARDVLLWCIKIIYQQMPVLGFSFLFGALTGTTIAQFILTGIFLVFPIGFFTLISDNLDYWGLKLPSAPGVVSEKFVNYSILGVFDSPYHGAKYYIYYIVLSIILIFLSKILFDKNKVERSGETLEFENIETFFKVGVSICFALLMGIMFVWIFEDLFYNGDRFRSVFLVLGYVVGGFLGWLLSNWSIKLNRSKA
- a CDS encoding ABC transporter ATP-binding protein, with translation MIRTQNIDKYLGGTKILDNVSINVEGGSIYGLIGPNGAGKTTLIKCLVGIYEPERGNTLICGEDILKNTSIKGRIGYVSDFQYFYPNFKIKDMVEFYRNTYPMWNEERFKNLKKVFKLDENKKIKYLSKGMKTQLSILVNLSIMPKVLILDEPTSGLDPVVRRQVLNFLVEEVSLNDTTVLISTHNLGELEQICDHIGIIHEGRVLMEESIDELKTRVRKIQVAFKEDIPEEIKTNKDILRIESVGKVYQIVANDNIDDLIEEIKKHNPILLETIDMSLEEIFIYKMGGEGYVFEDIAL
- a CDS encoding nitroreductase family protein is translated as MLMSSFLKNRKSIRDFKEKDADKKVLEELMDYGKKLESAIGKNSFKFILFEDGKLVHKALSGKGGYAGVMIKSPHYIVLELLDESEDCIINASYAMENLITKASELNLGSCWISVVDVEEDMKKALFELKNGKVDYILAIGYPVAKNPFVQEGESCRLAVEEIVYKDEIGNKIDMDELENRGLSDLFYYIRFAPSSYNNQPWRFILKDDRVVLTLMCNDNKYNLVDAGIIMYYFENMAKSIGVNGSWKLLHDEDCEVDKVLYKFIGEFYI
- a CDS encoding proline racemase, which translates into the protein MEIIKSINVVDTHTVGEPTRVVVGGIPVIPGKDMSEKKKYLEEHLDHIRTMLMHEPRGHKDMFGAIITQPTRDDADLGVIFMDGGGYLNMCCHGSIGVSTVLVNTGMVEVVEPITEIALEAPAGLIKARVKVENGCAKEVSITNVPSFLYKEDVEIDVPSVGRIKLDISFGGSFFALVDAKELGMNVDLSNVDKLVEIGLAIRDILNSEVKICHPEKPYINTVDLVEIYDVPSKEGADLKNVVVFGMGQFDRSPCGTGTSAKLAYLYAKDKIGLNEPFVYESIIGTTFEGKVLKETNVGEYNGVIPEVTGRAYVTGFNQLVIDPEDPFKYGFVLSK
- a CDS encoding phosphatase PAP2 family protein, with protein sequence MGAKKRVKTFDKKLLHWFNDTIKNKFLDKFMYYITNLGGGWFTTGFMMSLFIFGKNKMRLIGLEGLASLTLSQIFVQILKRSLERERPFNRFDSVNRFNIVLKDYSFPSGHTTASFSIATVMALNFPYIAIPVLLIALLVGTSRMYLGVHYPTDVLAGIAVGVFSSLIVHFQLIDYLKRLMIFMKLA
- a CDS encoding alpha/beta hydrolase, encoding MKTKEFTFKSEGELDVYCKKWEPDDGPIVAAVQLSHGMAEHIQRYDDFAKVLVEKGFVVYGNDHRGHGKTAGSLEKVGYFADENGWDKVVNDMHTLTNIIKEEYENIPVFLLGHSMGSFLSRSYIERFGEEIDGAILSGTGGNPGIAGSIGLKIAKKEIKEKGRKARSEKLNDLSFGNFNKGFKPNRTEFDWLTRDPQIVDEYIRDQYCGEVFTAGFFYDMLTGIKEMYKKENLDKIPKNLPIFFISGEKDPVGGNTKGVFQAIEAYKKAGIKDISYKFYQNARHEVLNEINKEEVYEDIIAWTQKHMERAKEEA
- a CDS encoding ATP-dependent helicase, with the translated sequence MELNKYQKKAVSHVNGPALVLAVPGAGKTTVLIHRTNNLIENHNINPDSILSITFSRASANDMKERYNTTFPNFQSTAIKFSTIHSFSYTILREYAYRKNIKYTLLEGKNTPINKNALLRKIYLEINGEYITEERLEGIVNTIGYIKNMCFDIDEYMLNNNVEINNFKEIYMYYENYKLQNHLIDFDDMLVLTYKVLKEDKYLLNKYRNKYNYIQVDEGQDTSKIQMEIIKTIAYPNNNLFIVADDDQSIYGFRGAFPKGLLEFKKIYPKAKIFYMEENFRSSKNIVNVSNKFIKQNTLRYDKNLFTENEDVRPIQIVKAKTVLDQYEYLVGELKKYDELSNTAILYRNNISTLGLIEYLEKNNIPFHLRDMKISLFNHWMINDIVAFLTLAKDDTNISAFEKIYYKMRGFVYKKYINYIKTLNFNSSVFDRILLYPGLDEEYKQKIIELKRDFKYLSRLKPCEAISFIEEDLKYERYLRENSLKLGYTYDSLKTILFDLKLIAKNTPSIEVFLSRLKYLDYLSKKSVQAKNGVVLSTIHAAKGLEFKNVYMIDLVDGDFPTSNSIEAFYKGNYDLLEEERRLFYVGMTRAKEVLDLVTIKNRNDKKVESSKFLVEIEEMFKK
- a CDS encoding GntR family transcriptional regulator gives rise to the protein MINIDATSSTPIYEQIVNEIKEGILKGIIEPGDKLPSVREMAKMMTLNPNTIQKAYQELERQKVTVTIRGRGTFVSEDYKPRKDEEKLMEVREFFKKGIVEAYYMGFKEEDIYEMIKSLLKELKGVEEDD
- the prdR gene encoding sigma-54 dependent transcriptional regulator PrdR, which translates into the protein MFLQSYSVPVADVMSYDIFIANEKDEMNSIIDYLIHNVKKEVLICDDDKKIKSVITMADVYKFVRADISKIKLNDFMKRNVLWVNPNESLSNCRAIMLENKIGRLPVVENGNIVGIIREEHIRDYFYKGVEEAELAIKHIFNSIHEAICVVDNKGRIVIWNKNAEKLYGFKEDELKGKYLEEYFPDAIDLKISNTKESVKNVYYSPKEGYHVIISASPIIIDGKLYGVVSTEKDISEVEELQSELKKAKEQLKILEKQIKKYSKDPFERIIGNSKKIQGKINIAKQIANSNVSILLTGESGTGKEEFARAIHYSSGVLGNFVPVNCSAIPSELFESEFFGYVGGAFTGARREGKAGFFELANEGTLFLDEIGDLPLSMQAKLLRVLQDKKIKKVGGEKYIPLNVRVVSATNKNLLDLIDKELFREELYYRINVVEIELPPLRERKEDIVLLVDYFLKEFCKENNRKIPSIDNEVVQILMEYDWKGNIRELKNVVEYMAIMCNEEVITSEFLPKYIFTKNLDSFLNYNINSFDLNESVKNLEVNLIKKALDMTSGNKLEAAKILNIPRTTLHSKIKKYRIDD